A section of the Pseudanabaena mucicola str. Chao 1806 genome encodes:
- the pruA gene encoding L-glutamate gamma-semialdehyde dehydrogenase yields MVSQTQQAGKNFDNSLDFSKYEVKTQEIAKKILSGNEKGSFWSKLSQLKDELRLDDKLMAWTMENEGLRVQLFRLIDCLPALQSKAEIARHMQEYLASDAVEVPALRALLNFSTDNPNSIPATAAATTLSTAVATLAKRYICGENLSEATKSIEKLRRDRFAFTMDLLGEAVISEVEADEYLNRYIAMMEDLSVKAKAWDLIDQIDKADGEELKRVQVSVKLSAFYSQFDPLDPVKTTEKVSEPARILLRKAQALGCGIHFDMEQYEFKSLTLQILKQVLMEPEFRDRTDVGITLQGYLRDSEQDLLELVEWAKQRGKPVTVRLVKGAYWDRETIRSYQQGWALPVFSDKVSTDANYERLIQILLENHQYLYAAIGSHNARSLAKAVAIVQTLNIPSRAFETQCLYGMGDKFAKAIADMGYRVRVYCPFGDLIPGMSYLIRRLLENTANSSFLRISGEGVDVGKLIAAPAMTERDANYNGAPALNIFDGFVNSSDRDYAINEERETAQTALQQVRRQLGKTYLPIINGQAVQTDNYVESVNPANSSQVVGKIGLASIEQAEEAVQVAKNAFASWKKLSAKERGDILRKAADIMEEKREELIAWICWEVAKPIREGDGEVSEAIDFCRYYAKEMERLESGVQRNLPGEDNTYIYQPRGVVVVISPWNFPFAIALGMSVGAIAAGNTVILKPAEQSSVIGAKIAEVLQAAGLPTGVFTYLPAKGSTVGSHLVKHPDVHLIAFTGSQQVGCQIVTEASILRPKQKHMKRVIAEMGGKNGIIIDESADLDQAVVGVMNSAFGFAGQKCSACSRAIVLAPVYDNFLERLVEATRSLKVGEAHLPDTKFSAVIDGAAQQNILNYIAKGKETAKLAFEGEVPNHGFYVPPTIFGDVDPESVIAQEEIFGPVLAVIKANSFDEALAIANGTDFALTGGLYSRTPSHIERAYREFEVGNLYINRGITGALVDRHPFGGFKLSGIGSKAGGRDYLLQFLEPRSITENTQRQGFAPLDGIE; encoded by the coding sequence GTGGTTAGCCAAACGCAGCAAGCAGGTAAAAATTTTGATAATTCCCTAGATTTCTCAAAATATGAAGTAAAGACACAGGAAATTGCAAAGAAGATTTTAAGTGGTAATGAGAAAGGTTCTTTTTGGTCGAAATTATCGCAACTTAAGGATGAATTGCGCCTTGATGACAAGCTGATGGCTTGGACAATGGAAAATGAAGGCTTACGGGTGCAATTATTTCGTTTGATCGATTGCTTACCTGCACTGCAAAGTAAGGCGGAGATTGCAAGGCATATGCAGGAATATCTCGCCAGTGATGCGGTGGAAGTTCCTGCGCTGCGGGCCTTATTGAATTTCAGTACCGATAACCCAAATTCGATTCCTGCAACAGCGGCGGCAACGACCCTCTCAACCGCAGTGGCAACCCTCGCTAAGCGCTATATCTGCGGTGAGAACTTGTCAGAGGCGACTAAATCCATTGAGAAACTGCGGCGCGATCGCTTTGCTTTTACGATGGATTTGCTCGGTGAGGCAGTGATTAGCGAAGTGGAGGCAGATGAATATCTCAATCGCTATATTGCAATGATGGAGGATTTATCTGTTAAGGCGAAGGCTTGGGACTTAATTGACCAGATTGATAAAGCCGATGGTGAAGAACTAAAACGGGTTCAAGTTTCTGTGAAATTGAGTGCTTTCTATTCCCAATTCGATCCTCTCGATCCCGTAAAAACTACCGAGAAAGTCAGCGAACCAGCCAGAATTTTATTGCGTAAAGCTCAAGCTTTAGGCTGTGGCATCCATTTTGATATGGAGCAGTATGAGTTTAAATCGCTCACTTTGCAGATTCTCAAACAAGTTTTAATGGAACCAGAATTTCGCGATCGCACAGATGTGGGAATTACGTTGCAAGGCTATTTGCGCGACAGTGAGCAGGACTTATTAGAACTAGTCGAATGGGCAAAACAACGCGGTAAGCCTGTGACGGTGCGTCTCGTTAAGGGAGCCTATTGGGATCGGGAAACGATTCGTTCCTATCAACAGGGTTGGGCTTTGCCAGTCTTCTCTGATAAAGTTTCCACTGATGCCAATTACGAGCGCTTGATTCAGATTCTCTTAGAAAATCATCAATATCTCTATGCGGCGATCGGTAGCCATAATGCCAGATCGCTTGCTAAGGCCGTTGCCATCGTCCAAACCCTAAATATTCCTAGTCGCGCCTTTGAAACTCAGTGCCTCTATGGCATGGGCGACAAATTTGCGAAAGCGATCGCCGATATGGGTTATCGAGTGCGTGTTTACTGCCCCTTTGGTGACTTGATCCCTGGGATGTCTTACCTGATTCGCCGCCTGTTGGAAAACACCGCCAATAGTTCTTTTTTAAGAATTAGTGGTGAAGGCGTTGATGTTGGTAAATTAATTGCTGCACCTGCGATGACGGAACGGGATGCGAATTACAATGGCGCACCTGCTCTGAATATTTTTGATGGCTTTGTCAATTCTAGCGATCGCGACTATGCGATTAATGAAGAGAGGGAAACTGCCCAAACTGCTTTACAACAGGTTCGCCGCCAACTTGGAAAAACCTATTTGCCGATCATCAATGGTCAAGCTGTGCAAACCGATAACTATGTGGAATCGGTCAACCCTGCAAACTCTTCGCAAGTCGTCGGCAAAATCGGACTAGCCAGCATCGAACAAGCGGAAGAAGCTGTTCAAGTTGCTAAAAATGCCTTCGCATCATGGAAGAAACTCAGTGCTAAAGAACGGGGAGATATTCTTCGCAAAGCTGCCGACATCATGGAGGAGAAACGAGAAGAATTAATTGCATGGATCTGTTGGGAAGTTGCCAAACCGATTCGTGAAGGTGATGGCGAAGTCTCCGAAGCGATCGACTTCTGCCGCTATTATGCTAAAGAAATGGAACGTCTCGAATCGGGAGTCCAACGCAATCTCCCAGGGGAAGACAATACTTACATCTATCAGCCTCGCGGCGTAGTGGTCGTGATTTCGCCTTGGAACTTTCCCTTTGCGATCGCCTTGGGTATGAGCGTAGGTGCGATCGCCGCAGGAAATACCGTCATTCTCAAACCTGCCGAGCAGTCCTCAGTAATTGGCGCAAAAATTGCCGAAGTCTTGCAAGCCGCAGGTTTACCCACAGGCGTATTCACCTACCTTCCCGCCAAAGGTTCCACCGTTGGTTCCCACTTGGTCAAACATCCCGATGTGCATCTGATCGCCTTCACAGGTTCGCAACAAGTCGGCTGTCAAATCGTCACCGAAGCTTCCATTTTGCGACCCAAACAGAAGCATATGAAGCGCGTCATTGCCGAAATGGGCGGTAAAAATGGCATCATCATCGATGAAAGCGCCGACCTCGATCAAGCCGTAGTGGGCGTTATGAACTCCGCCTTCGGTTTTGCTGGTCAAAAATGTTCCGCTTGTTCCAGAGCGATCGTCCTCGCACCCGTTTACGACAACTTCCTAGAGCGTCTGGTGGAAGCTACGCGATCGCTAAAAGTGGGTGAAGCCCATCTCCCTGACACCAAATTCAGCGCTGTAATCGACGGAGCCGCCCAGCAGAACATTCTCAACTACATCGCCAAGGGCAAAGAAACCGCCAAACTTGCCTTTGAGGGAGAAGTTCCCAATCACGGTTTCTATGTGCCACCAACGATTTTTGGCGATGTCGATCCTGAAAGTGTGATCGCCCAAGAGGAAATCTTTGGTCCCGTATTGGCGGTAATCAAGGCGAATAGTTTTGATGAGGCTTTAGCGATCGCGAATGGCACTGACTTCGCGCTCACGGGTGGCTTATATTCACGCACTCCTTCCCATATCGAACGCGCCTATCGCGAGTTTGAAGTGGGCAATCTCTACATCAATCGCGGCATCACTGGTGCATTGGTAGATCGCCATCCCTTCGGTGGTTTCAAGCTAAGCGGCATCGGTTCCAAAGCTGGCGGACGCGATTATCTATTGCAGTTCTTAGAGCCAAGGTCAATCACTGAAAACACTCAGCGTCAAGGCTTTGCGCCTCTTGATGGTATTGAGTAA
- a CDS encoding PAS domain S-box protein, whose product MGMHLCLELLATSIQQLQDLEHIVTSPVSTPAEIEVKNISLKKAVLALQSSLTELETSQRSVAGELDRYRELFDFAPDGYFVTDVNGDITEANFAATLMFGFHIIGKNLANFVYPSYKDQFQNLIEQLQRGQNIKSLDFRMRFPSGQPFDASFKIISIRALDGKVTGMRWWVQDITQRKQEVEKLQQSHQRLEIRVAEMNAKLNLMDRQIRVEREEQRRISRSLARNEAKLRAIMQHSSDIVNILDIDTTIHYCSPAIIKALGYMPEDVIDKKFVKFIHPEDLPNFQSFLTQSVDEMSVSTPIVMRYQHINGNWVYLESVCCNLLQDPNVQGLVINSRDITERKRAESALQESKIRLDAITSSMPAIVYRLVMNPDGSISMPFISDGLVDLLGIAPRYILSNPYELIDFIHPEDLDQFKALIKGGFDKLANFRHEFRIITISGEVKWVQNIARYYLTESGQPIADGICIDISEKGEAELSLQRTNELLKAVIKSVPVAIDIINPEGKILLCNAAAEKLFALNTLIMGYPNSTQVTELQTAILDTLAGSPLDRVHMDIEIQDGSWLSISMSTVLVHDSNGQIIGVLRIIEELGDRNAQNTSLNGLSMEPLRSSALVPLGAEAIANVNSINANTLIIQYQTGQRNFAGLNLRGAYLAKVELPQVDFSGVALNGSNCSHTNFQYANMRGADLRGANLQYADLKWADLRGADLRGADLRGADTKGSITDESNFQGALLSIK is encoded by the coding sequence ATGGGAATGCACCTTTGTCTCGAATTGCTTGCAACATCGATTCAGCAACTGCAAGATCTGGAGCATATTGTAACATCACCCGTATCAACTCCTGCCGAAATTGAAGTAAAGAACATTTCCTTAAAAAAAGCGGTTCTTGCTCTGCAATCTAGCTTAACAGAACTAGAAACTTCACAGAGATCGGTTGCAGGGGAACTAGATCGATATCGAGAATTGTTTGACTTTGCCCCAGATGGATATTTTGTCACTGATGTTAATGGTGATATCACCGAAGCTAACTTTGCTGCAACCTTGATGTTTGGTTTCCATATCATTGGCAAAAATCTAGCGAATTTCGTCTATCCATCCTACAAAGATCAATTTCAAAATCTGATTGAGCAACTTCAACGCGGGCAAAATATTAAAAGCCTAGACTTTCGGATGCGATTTCCCTCAGGACAGCCCTTTGATGCTAGCTTTAAGATCATTAGCATTCGTGCCCTTGATGGAAAGGTCACAGGAATGCGTTGGTGGGTTCAAGACATCACCCAACGCAAACAGGAAGTAGAAAAGCTCCAACAGTCACATCAACGTTTAGAGATTCGCGTTGCTGAAATGAATGCCAAACTCAATCTTATGGATCGTCAGATCCGCGTAGAAAGAGAAGAACAAAGACGGATTTCTCGGAGTCTTGCTCGTAATGAAGCCAAACTTAGGGCTATCATGCAGCATTCTTCGGATATCGTTAATATTCTTGATATAGATACGACGATTCACTATTGCAGTCCTGCCATTATTAAAGCACTAGGCTATATGCCTGAAGATGTGATCGATAAGAAGTTTGTGAAATTTATTCACCCCGAAGACTTACCGAATTTTCAAAGTTTTCTCACGCAATCAGTTGATGAAATGTCTGTATCTACCCCAATTGTGATGCGCTATCAACATATCAATGGTAACTGGGTTTATCTAGAGTCAGTGTGCTGCAACCTTTTGCAAGATCCTAATGTCCAAGGCTTAGTAATTAACTCCCGTGACATTACGGAACGCAAACGCGCAGAATCAGCATTGCAGGAAAGTAAAATAAGATTGGATGCGATCACTTCAAGTATGCCTGCAATCGTCTATCGTCTGGTTATGAATCCCGATGGAAGTATTTCTATGCCATTCATTAGTGATGGATTAGTTGATTTATTGGGTATTGCTCCTAGATATATCCTCTCTAATCCTTATGAGCTAATAGACTTTATTCATCCTGAAGATTTGGATCAATTTAAAGCGCTGATTAAGGGCGGATTTGATAAACTTGCTAATTTCCGCCATGAGTTTCGGATTATTACTATTTCGGGAGAGGTGAAATGGGTACAAAATATCGCACGCTACTATCTTACAGAGTCAGGTCAACCCATAGCTGATGGTATATGCATTGATATCAGTGAAAAAGGGGAAGCAGAATTAAGCCTCCAACGGACAAATGAGCTTTTAAAAGCGGTAATAAAATCTGTCCCCGTCGCGATCGATATCATCAATCCTGAGGGGAAAATCCTGCTCTGCAATGCCGCTGCCGAAAAACTCTTTGCGTTAAATACCTTAATCATGGGTTATCCCAATTCAACACAAGTAACAGAATTACAGACTGCAATTCTTGACACTTTAGCTGGTAGCCCCCTTGATAGAGTGCATATGGATATTGAAATTCAAGATGGTAGTTGGCTTAGCATTAGTATGTCTACGGTTCTCGTACATGACTCTAACGGACAAATCATTGGGGTCTTAAGGATTATTGAGGAATTAGGCGATCGCAATGCTCAAAATACATCTTTGAATGGATTGTCAATGGAACCACTTCGTAGCAGTGCGCTAGTTCCATTAGGAGCAGAAGCGATCGCTAATGTTAATTCTATTAACGCTAATACATTAATCATTCAATATCAAACTGGACAACGTAACTTTGCAGGTTTAAATTTGCGTGGTGCTTACCTTGCTAAAGTGGAATTACCGCAGGTAGATTTTAGTGGTGTGGCTCTAAATGGCAGTAATTGCAGTCATACAAACTTCCAATATGCCAATATGCGTGGCGCAGATTTACGTGGCGCAAATTTACAATATGCAGATCTAAAGTGGGCAGATTTACGTGGTGCAGATTTGCGTGGTGCAGATTTGCGTGGTGCAGACACCAAAGGTTCCATAACCGACGAAAGTAACTTTCAGGGCGCTCTCTTATCAATTAAATAA
- a CDS encoding CHASE2 domain-containing protein: MAGHFKNFLWKWRGVAITTPAISLVVIGLRLIGALEPVELAMLDQFFRWRSPETTDSRIVIIGIDEADVRQYAWPIDDALLAQLLDKVRQQKPRAIGLDLARDKPVGTGYSQLASLFKSTPNLVGATKIADLVSSNFAITSSNIEPPPALPAEQIGAINLPVDADGRIRRGLMALGLPDGKIATSFSLQIALLYLDGEKVVPFEQALNPPRLRSSDGGYSHVDVGGHQFIINYRRSLQGFRIVRMADVLEGRIAPDLLRDRVVMIGVTAVSLRDWFFTPLDSGLGSTRIFTSGIEVHTQIVSHILSSTLDGRSRILTWEKPWEGLWIVVWSLAGALLIWQWRNVKTQNRELQVLIGRSLSVLIVGSSLFATCFIAFAYGWWLPFAPAMIGFVGGGVIVTSYLAITAAQIRTYFSRYLTDAVVKSLLETPEGLKLGGDRRKVTILMCDLRGFSTISEKMPPEQVVEILNVFLGTMTDAITTYEGTIDEFIGDAILVLFGAPIYREDDAARAVASAIAMQLAMRAVNERLTQMNLPEIAMGIGINTGEVVAGNIGSQSRAKYAVVGSHVNLTARIESYTVGGQILISETTYNEIQDIVKTNGSMQVEPKGVSHPISIYDVCGIGSTYNLELPSINESLQILETPIPVIFRILEEKHLGTDIFAGELRRLSPYGAEIFADQDIPVLSNLKIHLQVSVPKSLEEPTHKTEIEGEIYAKVLKHQHSNQAAFLDQSVTGDLVLESDLDNSTIPKQQSHPIRQIYVHFTTVPDHLKAWLKWQTNITNI; this comes from the coding sequence ATGGCTGGGCACTTCAAAAATTTTCTATGGAAATGGCGTGGTGTGGCGATCACTACACCCGCTATTTCTTTGGTTGTAATCGGATTACGACTCATTGGGGCACTAGAGCCAGTTGAGTTAGCGATGCTCGATCAGTTTTTTCGATGGCGATCGCCTGAGACTACAGACAGTCGAATTGTGATTATTGGCATTGATGAAGCCGATGTCCGACAATATGCTTGGCCGATTGATGATGCTTTGCTAGCTCAATTATTAGACAAGGTTCGACAACAAAAACCCCGTGCAATTGGTTTAGATCTTGCCCGTGATAAGCCCGTTGGGACTGGCTATTCACAATTAGCATCCTTATTTAAAAGTACACCAAACCTGGTTGGGGCAACCAAAATTGCCGATTTAGTAAGTTCTAATTTTGCGATCACTAGTTCTAACATCGAGCCACCTCCAGCCCTTCCTGCTGAACAAATTGGTGCAATTAATCTTCCCGTTGATGCCGATGGCAGGATTCGTAGAGGATTAATGGCTTTAGGGTTACCTGATGGCAAAATTGCCACAAGTTTTAGTTTGCAGATAGCGCTACTATACCTTGATGGAGAAAAAGTAGTTCCCTTTGAGCAAGCCCTCAATCCCCCTAGATTACGCAGTAGTGATGGTGGTTATAGCCATGTCGATGTAGGTGGACATCAATTTATTATTAACTACCGTCGATCATTGCAAGGTTTTCGGATAGTGCGGATGGCGGATGTTCTCGAAGGAAGGATTGCTCCTGATTTATTGCGTGATCGCGTGGTTATGATTGGCGTAACTGCTGTCAGTTTAAGGGATTGGTTTTTCACTCCCCTTGATAGCGGACTTGGTAGTACCCGCATTTTCACTTCAGGGATTGAAGTCCATACCCAAATAGTGAGCCATATTCTCAGTAGCACCCTTGACGGACGCTCACGAATTCTGACTTGGGAAAAACCTTGGGAAGGATTGTGGATAGTAGTTTGGTCTTTAGCAGGTGCACTTTTGATTTGGCAATGGCGTAATGTCAAAACCCAGAATCGTGAACTTCAAGTGTTAATTGGGCGATCGCTCAGCGTCTTGATCGTCGGTAGTAGCCTATTCGCGACTTGTTTTATTGCCTTTGCCTATGGTTGGTGGTTACCGTTTGCGCCTGCCATGATTGGCTTCGTGGGAGGTGGCGTAATCGTGACTAGCTATTTGGCAATCACCGCCGCACAGATTCGGACTTACTTTAGCCGTTACTTAACAGATGCAGTCGTTAAGAGTTTACTAGAAACCCCTGAAGGTTTGAAATTGGGAGGAGATCGCCGCAAAGTGACAATTCTCATGTGTGACCTGCGCGGCTTTTCTACAATTTCCGAAAAGATGCCCCCCGAACAGGTCGTGGAAATTCTTAATGTTTTTCTAGGAACGATGACAGACGCAATCACAACCTATGAAGGCACAATCGATGAATTTATTGGTGACGCGATTTTAGTATTGTTTGGTGCGCCCATTTATCGTGAGGATGATGCGGCGCGTGCGGTCGCCAGTGCAATTGCCATGCAACTAGCTATGCGAGCTGTTAATGAAAGGCTTACTCAGATGAACTTACCTGAAATCGCGATGGGAATTGGTATTAACACAGGTGAAGTAGTTGCTGGAAATATTGGTTCCCAGTCTCGCGCTAAATATGCCGTTGTCGGTAGTCATGTTAATCTCACCGCAAGAATCGAATCCTATACCGTGGGTGGACAGATTTTAATTTCGGAAACCACCTATAACGAAATACAAGATATCGTGAAAACTAATGGCTCAATGCAAGTGGAGCCTAAGGGAGTATCTCACCCTATTTCCATTTATGATGTTTGTGGAATTGGCAGTACTTATAATCTTGAACTTCCTTCTATTAATGAATCTCTCCAAATATTAGAAACTCCAATCCCAGTAATCTTCCGTATTTTAGAAGAGAAACATCTTGGTACGGATATCTTTGCAGGAGAATTGCGAAGACTATCACCCTATGGTGCAGAAATTTTTGCCGATCAGGATATACCTGTATTATCAAACCTCAAAATTCATCTTCAAGTTTCTGTACCAAAATCCTTAGAAGAGCCTACTCACAAGACCGAGATTGAAGGTGAAATCTATGCCAAAGTCTTAAAACATCAACACTCAAATCAGGCAGCGTTCTTAGATCAGTCAGTTACTGGAGATTTAGTCTTAGAAAGCGATCTGGATAATTCCACAATTCCTAAACAACAATCACACCCCATTAGACAAATTTACGTACATTTCACCACAGTTCCCGATCACCTCAAAGCATGGCTGAAATGGCAAACAAATATAACAAATATATAG
- a CDS encoding DUF928 domain-containing protein, whose protein sequence is MSLSKKIFIASVCSCLITSTSIVTPLWFFNSEAQAQSRRVTYIPPSNLDSPLTSAAGAKRSGNQFVALTPQLSIVIPPVPQTISEQPTIYLRIPKFRGLAKFRLYKDKDAALSKQNKVYERKFEINNDEGIIAFKLPDDAPSLEVGQVYIWSMQFSDLQNLTIIEGSLRRVLPSKQLVEELSKSSKAIDRAASLAKEGIWFDMLQVLAEAQTSVPKNLEVRSVWVEMLNVAFKDQNTQPSSPPDQAKPTIQDLVTKANFVLQKSGVTSSKN, encoded by the coding sequence ATGTCTTTATCAAAAAAAATCTTCATAGCATCAGTTTGTTCTTGCTTAATTACCAGCACTAGCATCGTTACACCTTTATGGTTCTTTAACTCTGAAGCTCAGGCTCAATCCCGCCGAGTAACATATATTCCACCAAGCAATCTCGACTCTCCTCTTACTTCCGCAGCAGGAGCTAAGCGTTCTGGTAATCAATTCGTTGCATTGACACCCCAGTTGAGCATCGTTATCCCCCCAGTTCCGCAAACTATTTCCGAACAACCTACAATTTATTTGCGAATTCCTAAATTTCGGGGATTAGCAAAATTTAGACTTTACAAGGATAAAGATGCTGCTTTATCAAAACAGAACAAAGTCTATGAAAGGAAGTTTGAGATTAATAATGACGAAGGAATCATTGCATTCAAGTTACCCGATGACGCGCCAAGTCTGGAAGTTGGTCAAGTATATATATGGAGTATGCAATTCAGTGATCTCCAAAACTTGACAATTATTGAGGGATCGCTACGTCGGGTTTTACCAAGCAAGCAATTGGTAGAGGAACTATCAAAATCATCTAAGGCAATAGATCGAGCTGCATCTTTGGCTAAAGAAGGGATTTGGTTTGATATGCTGCAAGTATTAGCAGAAGCCCAAACGTCTGTGCCTAAAAATTTGGAAGTGAGAAGTGTATGGGTTGAAATGTTAAATGTTGCGTTTAAAGACCAGAATACTCAGCCCTCATCTCCTCCAGATCAGGCGAAGCCAACGATTCAAGACCTTGTTACTAAAGCTAATTTTGTCTTACAGAAATCAGGTGTGACCTCTTCTAAAAATTAG
- a CDS encoding cytochrome b6-f complex subunit PetN: MDILSFGWFSLLGMFTLSIAFVVWGRNGL; this comes from the coding sequence ATGGATATCTTGTCATTTGGTTGGTTTAGCTTGCTCGGTATGTTCACCCTATCGATCGCTTTTGTTGTCTGGGGACGTAACGGGCTATAA
- a CDS encoding helix-turn-helix domain-containing protein: MSDRTEILRQYMHLAGVSSFQLLSERTGVSRRAIDTLRKGDAKTLKYADLAKLASILQIDLTELIDNFINYDFSTDRESNVSVITALRDEYQRLQQTLANQQKELRSHFERETLQHLESLLLQLPSAAYAAQQNPNMLAKNILPLLRPLDTLLQRWEISVIGAVGAEVAYDPQRHQLMEGNDEIAVGTPVIIRYIGYMQGEKLLYRAIVIIKGTDTE, from the coding sequence ATGAGTGATCGCACGGAAATATTACGTCAATATATGCATTTAGCTGGTGTATCTAGCTTTCAGTTATTAAGTGAACGCACAGGTGTCTCACGTCGGGCGATCGATACCCTACGAAAAGGAGATGCCAAAACATTAAAATATGCCGACTTAGCCAAGTTAGCCTCTATTTTACAAATCGATCTGACAGAGTTGATTGACAACTTTATTAACTATGATTTCTCTACTGATAGGGAATCTAATGTTTCGGTAATCACAGCTTTGCGTGACGAATATCAACGTTTACAGCAAACCCTAGCAAATCAACAAAAGGAATTGCGATCGCATTTTGAAAGGGAAACTCTTCAGCACTTGGAATCTCTGCTGCTGCAATTGCCATCGGCTGCCTATGCCGCTCAGCAAAATCCGAATATGCTGGCTAAAAATATCCTGCCCCTATTACGTCCTTTAGATACACTTTTACAAAGATGGGAGATTTCTGTGATCGGTGCTGTTGGGGCAGAGGTCGCCTACGATCCGCAAAGGCATCAATTGATGGAAGGTAATGATGAAATTGCAGTAGGGACACCTGTGATTATTCGCTATATTGGCTATATGCAAGGGGAGAAGTTGTTGTATCGCGCTATAGTCATCATCAAAGGTACAGATACTGAATAG
- a CDS encoding pseudouridine synthase encodes MTHIEEILDASDIILAPDSDQVVSYCYEGICPYSGELLRLPRTLQAEVIAKKLMQALGQIYPNSTEGKMYGVLIVESAMGEKLVLKAFSGLLNSKSQIEGWVPPIAGREKIAIAESITLNKLAAIKQELIELSEIPEHWEYEQKSQAYASQLQVLRDRHQLSKQERQIKRSRLLTSLTGAELEAALKELDKESQQEKMARRNFKRDRDLVLSPLQKVIARTEAKMQALKQQRRELSRTLQTQMHNAYVLTNFTGETRSLREIITEGAMPTGIGDCCAPKLLHYAATHDLKPLAMAEFWWGHPSPDGYKIQGEFYGACTERCQPLMGFLLSGRRSSPSLPIFGDCVSSNLQIIYEDDHLMAIAKPPELLSIPGRYLDTQDSVLSRLRQSFGNKREFYPVHRLDRQTSGILLFALDLESLRNVSEQFQKREVSKIYEAVLSGMVVSKHGIIDLPLWGNPENRPFQQVNFQRGKPSVTKFRLLGYEGHYSRLEFIPLTGRTHQLRLHSADPRGLGIPILGDRLYGCQVSTSRLHLHARELTLRHPRSQKLIHLQIPVPF; translated from the coding sequence GTGACTCATATCGAAGAAATATTAGATGCTTCTGACATCATACTTGCTCCAGATAGCGATCAAGTCGTGAGCTATTGTTATGAGGGGATTTGTCCCTATAGTGGGGAACTATTGCGGCTGCCACGGACTTTGCAGGCGGAGGTGATTGCCAAAAAACTGATGCAAGCATTGGGACAGATTTATCCAAATAGCACAGAAGGCAAAATGTATGGTGTGTTAATAGTGGAATCAGCAATGGGTGAAAAATTAGTTCTCAAAGCTTTTTCTGGTCTACTCAATAGCAAAAGCCAAATTGAAGGCTGGGTTCCACCAATTGCAGGACGCGAGAAAATTGCCATTGCAGAATCAATTACTTTAAATAAATTAGCGGCAATCAAACAAGAATTAATTGAACTAAGCGAAATTCCCGAACATTGGGAATATGAACAAAAATCACAAGCATATGCATCACAGTTACAGGTCTTGCGCGATCGCCATCAGTTATCTAAACAGGAAAGGCAAATTAAACGATCACGATTACTAACATCGTTAACAGGCGCAGAATTAGAAGCTGCTCTCAAAGAGTTAGACAAGGAAAGCCAACAGGAAAAGATGGCAAGACGCAATTTTAAACGCGATCGAGATTTAGTTCTCTCACCTTTACAAAAGGTGATTGCTAGGACTGAGGCAAAAATGCAAGCTCTGAAACAACAACGACGGGAGTTATCGCGGACTTTGCAAACTCAGATGCACAATGCCTATGTTTTAACTAACTTTACAGGGGAAACGCGATCGCTGCGAGAAATCATTACCGAAGGAGCAATGCCGACAGGAATAGGAGACTGTTGCGCTCCCAAATTGTTGCACTATGCGGCAACCCACGACTTAAAGCCTTTAGCGATGGCAGAATTTTGGTGGGGTCATCCTTCACCCGATGGCTACAAAATCCAGGGCGAGTTTTATGGTGCTTGTACAGAGCGATGTCAGCCTTTGATGGGATTTCTGCTATCAGGAAGACGTTCTTCCCCATCCCTGCCTATATTTGGAGATTGTGTATCGTCAAATCTCCAAATTATTTATGAAGATGATCACTTAATGGCGATCGCGAAACCTCCCGAACTTCTCTCCATTCCTGGACGATATTTAGATACGCAAGACAGTGTATTAAGCCGATTACGTCAATCGTTTGGTAATAAAAGAGAATTCTATCCAGTACATCGTTTAGATCGCCAAACTTCAGGGATTTTATTATTTGCTCTCGATTTAGAATCTCTTCGTAATGTGAGTGAGCAATTCCAGAAGCGAGAAGTCTCCAAAATCTATGAGGCGGTTTTATCAGGTATGGTTGTGAGTAAGCATGGGATAATCGATTTACCTTTATGGGGTAACCCTGAAAATCGACCGTTTCAACAAGTGAATTTTCAACGTGGCAAACCAAGTGTGACCAAGTTTCGTCTATTGGGATATGAAGGACATTATTCACGCCTAGAGTTTATTCCTTTAACAGGACGTACCCATCAATTACGATTGCACTCTGCCGATCCACGAGGTTTAGGAATACCAATTCTAGGCGATCGCCTCTATGGTTGTCAGGTATCAACAAGTCGTCTCCATCTCCATGCACGGGAGTTAACTTTGAGACATCCGCGATCGCAGAAATTAATCCATTTGCAAATCCCTGTTCCTTTTTGA